The window CGCCAACCGCGCGCACTTCCAGGCGGAACTGGAACGGGCGCTGGACACCGCCGCGGTCGAACCCTTCGGCGTGCTGTTCCTGGACCTGGACCGCTTCAAGCACGTGAACGACACCCTGGGCCACGACGTCGGCGACGCGCTGCTGCGCGAGGTGGCACGGCGGCTGCGGCGCGTGGTGCGCCGCGGGGACCTGGTGGCGCGCATGGGCGGGGACGAGTTCACGGTGATTCTCCGGGAGCTGCGCAGCGCGCCCGACGCCGAGCGGATCGCGCGCAAGATCCTCAACCGCCTCGCGCAGACCTTCGAGGTGGGCGGACACACCCTGCACGTCACCGCGTCCATCGGCGTGGCGGTCGCCCCGCAGGACGGGCACGACGTGACCACGCTGCAGAAGCACGCTGACATCGCCATGTACCGCGCCAAGCAGGGCGGCAAGAACGGCGTGCGCACCTTCCAGCCCACCATGGGCAGCGAGACGGCCGAGCGCGTGGACGTGGAACGGGACCTGCGCGAGGCCCTGAGCCGGCAGGAACTCACCCTGCACTACCAGCCCCTGTACGCCGCGCCCGCCGGGACGGTCACGGGTTTCGAGGCGCTGGTCCGCTGGAACCACCCGACCCAGGGCCTGCTGCCGCCCGGGAAGTTCATCGGCGTGGCCGAGGACAGCGGCCTGATCGTGCCGCTGGGCGCCTGGGTGCTCGGCGAGGCGTGCCGGCAGGCCGCGGCGTGGCAGGCGCACGGGCCGGTCAGCATCAGCGTGAATGTCAGCCCCCTGCAGTTCGACCAGCCGGACTTTCTCGGCACGGTGAAAGAGGCGCTGCAGAGCAGCGGTCTGGACCCGCACCAGCTGATTCTGGAACTCACGGAAAGCGTCGTGATCCGCCACCCGGAATCGGCGGTCGCGCAGCTGCAAGAACTGCGGGCGCTGGGCATCCGGATCGCCCTGGACGATTTCGGCACCGGGCAGAGCAGTCTGAGCCTGCTCAGGCGGCTGCCCATCGACATTCTGAAGATCGACCGGTCGTTCGTGCAGGACGACGGGGGCACCCTGGAATCCGCGCAGGTGATGGTGGGCGTGATGGTCACGCTCGCCCACAGCTTCCGCATGGCCGTGGTGGCCGAGGGCGTCGAGACCGAGGGGCAGCTGGCGCTGGTCCGCGCGCTGGGCTGCGACGGCATGCAGGGCTACCTGCTGGCCCGGCCCCTGTCCGCCGAGGCCGCGCGGGCGCTGCTGGTCACCACCCTCCCCATCTCCGCCTGACCCGGCCGCGGCCCAGGTCAGTGCTCCAGGGTGGCGCCGCCGTCCACGGTGAGGTGCTGCATGGTCACGTGCCGCGCCGCGTCCGACAGCAGGCACAGCACGGCGTGCGCGACGTCCCCGGGATCGGCGATCCGGCCCAGCGGAATGCCCGGCCGGTACGCGCCCAGGTCCCCGGCGATCACCTGCGCCTCCGTGCGCCCGCCGGTCCACAGCTGGCGCTGCATGGCGGTGTCCGTGGAGCCGGGCTCAGTGCCGGGTGCCGCTCACCCCCGTCAGCGCGAGGAAGGCCGGGGTACCGCCCACCTTCACGCGCCGGACCACGCCCAGGTCCGCCAGCCGCACCACAAGCACCTCCCCGGTCGAGGGACTCGTCACGTACGCACGGTCCCCACCCACCGCCAGCGCCGGACGCACCGCCGCCTTGTCGGCCGCGTCGAAGGCCGCCACGACCGGCAGGCTGGCCGTCACCCTGGCCGTGCCGGCATCCACGCGGTGCAGCTGCCCATTCGCGGTCAGGACCACCAGCGTCTTCCCGTCGTCACTGAACACGAACTTCAGCGGCGCGGCCGGCAACGGCAGGGCCGTGAGGGTGCGGGCCGCGGCCGTCCACGACACCAGCCCGTTGCCGAAATTCCCGTACACGCGGGCACTGGCGTCGTGCGCGGCGACCGTGCCCACCCGCGTACCCTCGGGCGCGCCCGAGGGCGGCGTCAGCTTCACGCTGCTGAGCGTCTTGCCGGCCACGGTCACGGCCAGCACGCCGTCCTGGCAGCCGAAGTACGCGGTGTTCGCCCGCACCGCCTCCCCGTGCACGCCTGGGCAGCCGGGGAACGACCGGAGCAGCTGGCCCCCACGCACGTCGAAGGCGTCCACTTGGTTCAGGGCCAGCATGCCCACCAGCAGCGTGTCACCCAGCAGCGCAGGCGCGCCGTGGTCCGGCTGCGCGGCCTTCAGTACCGTCATGTCATTGGTGAGGCCGAGCGTGGCCTCCCCGAAGAGGCTGGTCGTGCCGTTCCCGT is drawn from Deinococcus ficus and contains these coding sequences:
- a CDS encoding EAL domain-containing protein, giving the protein MSPIPDRHVLPRPEGASEHLQALLTSAEPLMVSDAERASELLHEAQRLAAHLGDLRGVARALTLLGGAQMVRSQYAEAAQTYAQARHAARDAGDGGSEARAVNGLGMIARAMGRYGEAMEHYLDSLRIAQAQGDELGQARTLCNVGVVHSELGEHELGLQAFQKMQALARRTGHLILHSTSMINIAFVYHELGRHDEALDVARVHLPVIRAQGLRQHEVILQATVMGCLVAQGHARDAAQLAEATLPLAREVGDHEHLAHIHVAYGQALLDLGEYGAAAEQLEAALQGTREHGLRAQERTALQALSVLHARQRHWEQAYELAVASHTLDRALHAHDLDRRTKVLSAQMQVEMLQREAEVERLRSAELAQMNLELTAAQRRLSYRATHDALTGLANRAHFQAELERALDTAAVEPFGVLFLDLDRFKHVNDTLGHDVGDALLREVARRLRRVVRRGDLVARMGGDEFTVILRELRSAPDAERIARKILNRLAQTFEVGGHTLHVTASIGVAVAPQDGHDVTTLQKHADIAMYRAKQGGKNGVRTFQPTMGSETAERVDVERDLREALSRQELTLHYQPLYAAPAGTVTGFEALVRWNHPTQGLLPPGKFIGVAEDSGLIVPLGAWVLGEACRQAAAWQAHGPVSISVNVSPLQFDQPDFLGTVKEALQSSGLDPHQLILELTESVVIRHPESAVAQLQELRALGIRIALDDFGTGQSSLSLLRRLPIDILKIDRSFVQDDGGTLESAQVMVGVMVTLAHSFRMAVVAEGVETEGQLALVRALGCDGMQGYLLARPLSAEAARALLVTTLPISA